In Rutidosis leptorrhynchoides isolate AG116_Rl617_1_P2 chromosome 2, CSIRO_AGI_Rlap_v1, whole genome shotgun sequence, one genomic interval encodes:
- the LOC139893539 gene encoding probable E3 ubiquitin-protein ligase RHC2A encodes MLSMAGSSPSSSYWCYRCSRYITVPSHQQGSSFFCPDCNGGFIEELDNPISDSRRSSSPASDMYPAGGEEQQSPNPPVLQHARRNAGNQSAFNPVIILRGHNSLDSVNGGGLEMYYDDGSGSGLRPLPLGMSDFLLGSGFDRLLNQLTQIEVNGLMRVNQNPPASKAAVEALPDIEIQETDVVTESHCAVCKEAFELQAQVKQMPCQHLYHSDCILPWLSLRNTCPLCRHEIPPENQDSGNGSAAAGLTIWRLPGGGFAVGRRGRERDVPVLFTEMDGGLGNNNGGPVRGLWGGLRRNEGGMSGGLRRFLGGVFSCFGVGGGRRRFSSSSSSSSDDGVSDRSRFIPAIFSSSSRRNRGSEFDVNNRPQMW; translated from the coding sequence ATGTTGTCAATGGCTGGTTCATCACCGTCATCATCGTATTGGTGTTACAGATGCAGTAGATACATCACAGTTCCATCCCACCAGCAAGGTTCATCTTTCTTTTGCCCAGATTGCAACGGTGGATTCATAGAGGAACTTGATAACCCGATTTCTGACTCTCGCCGGAGCAGTTCTCCGGCATCTGATATGTACCCGGCCGGCGGCGAAGAACAACAGAGTCCTAACCCGCCGGTGCTCCAACATGCTAGACGGAACGCCGGTAACCAGTCGGCGTTTAACCCCGTCATCATTCTCCGGGGACACAACAGCCTTGACTCGGTCAACGGTGGAGGGTTGGAGATGTATTATGATGACGGATCCGGGTCGGGTTTGAGACCTTTACCGTTAGGTATGTCGGATTTTTTATTGGGTTCGGGTTTTGATCGGCTATTGAATCAGTTAACTCAGATTGAAGTCAACGGATTAATGAGAGTTAATCAGAATCCGCCGGCGTCAAAAGCCGCCGTGGAAGCACTACCGGACATCGAAATTCAAGAAACAGATGTAGTGACTGAATCACATTGTGCTGTTTGTAAAGAAGCATTTGAATTGCAAGCACAAGTTAAACAAATGCCATGTCAGCATTTATATCATTCGGATTGTATACTTCCGTGGCTAAGTTTGCGTAACACGTGTCCGTTATGCCGGCACGAAATCCCGCCGGAAAATCAAGATTCCGGCAACGGTAGCGCGGCGGCGGGGTTAACGATATGGCGGCTGCCGGGTGGCGGTTTTGCGGTGGGAAGGAGGGGGAGGGAGAGAGATGTTCCGGTTTTGTTTACCGAAATGGATGGTGGATTAGGGAATAATAATGGTGGTCCGGTGAGGGGTTTATGGGGTGGTTTAAGACGGAATGAGGGTGGTATGAGTGGCGGTTTGCGACGGTTTTTGGGTGGTGTGTTTTCGTGTTTTGGCGTTGGTGGAGGGAGGAGGAGATTTTCGTCGAGTTCAAGTTCGAGTTCCGATGATGGTGTAAGTGATAGAAGTAGGTTTATTCCGGCCATCTTTAGTAGTTCTTCTCGACGGAATAGGGGATCGGAGTTTGATGTTAATAATAGGCCTCAAATGTGGTGA